The Metabacillus schmidteae genome has a segment encoding these proteins:
- a CDS encoding DUF2975 domain-containing protein, whose translation MKIGSTLFLKLAVFLMGTPVLGFGTFGFIWLAKNPANPDYAHILYPIVIGVYVAVIPFFIALFQAFKLLSYIDKNQAFSELSVKALRVIKFCAVTISGLFVVILPFIFFVAEMDDAPGLVIIGMVPIFASLVIAVFAAVLQKLLQEAINIKSENDLTV comes from the coding sequence ATGAAAATAGGTTCAACACTCTTTTTAAAGTTAGCGGTTTTTCTTATGGGAACTCCGGTTCTTGGTTTCGGTACATTTGGGTTCATTTGGTTAGCTAAAAATCCTGCAAACCCGGATTATGCCCATATTCTCTATCCCATTGTTATAGGGGTGTATGTAGCTGTGATACCATTCTTCATTGCTTTGTTCCAGGCTTTTAAGCTTTTAAGCTATATTGACAAAAACCAGGCTTTTTCTGAGTTGTCTGTTAAAGCTCTAAGGGTAATCAAGTTCTGTGCAGTGACAATCAGTGGTCTTTTTGTCGTGATCTTACCTTTTATTTTCTTCGTTGCTGAGATGGACGATGCGCCAGGACTTGTCATCATTGGGATGGTTCCGATCTTCGCTTCCTTGGTCATCGCGGTATTCGCTGCTGTTCTTCAAAAACTTTTACAAGAAGCGATTAATATAAAATCTGAAAATGATTTAACGGTCTGA
- a CDS encoding DUF456 domain-containing protein produces the protein MEFVWWGLTIVLFILSFVGIIYPIIPSIVAIWGGFLVYQFLINSDGLSLWFWVSMVVLSAVLIAADLIANSYFVKKYGGSKTSETVAAIATIVGSFILPPFGIILVPFIAVLVTEMIVHKDAIKATKVGFATVIGFLGGSIAKVLIQLLMIGWFVLAVIF, from the coding sequence ATGGAATTTGTGTGGTGGGGATTAACGATCGTCTTGTTTATCCTTAGTTTTGTGGGGATTATATACCCTATTATCCCTTCTATTGTTGCCATTTGGGGCGGCTTTTTAGTTTATCAATTTCTCATTAATTCTGATGGATTGTCCTTATGGTTTTGGGTTAGTATGGTGGTATTAAGTGCTGTGCTTATCGCAGCAGATCTGATTGCAAACAGTTATTTTGTTAAAAAATATGGTGGTTCTAAAACTTCAGAGACTGTTGCAGCGATAGCGACTATTGTTGGTTCGTTCATATTGCCTCCTTTTGGAATCATCCTTGTCCCGTTCATAGCCGTGCTTGTAACCGAAATGATTGTTCATAAAGATGCAATAAAGGCAACAAAAGTTGGATTTGCTACTGTTATTGGATTCTTGGGTGGCAGTATTGCCAAAGTATTGATTCAATTATTAATGATCGGCTGGTTTGTTTTGGCTGTTATTTTTTAA
- a CDS encoding glycoside hydrolase family 2 protein, producing the protein MTNINIPRKEYPRPQFERAEWKNLNGEWNFKFDKENKGEREKWYKDANHFDKKINVPFTYETKASGIGEEGFCPNVWYQKSVTIPSKYENKEIVLHFQAADYITKLWVNGHFVGERKGGQIAFSFNITDFLEETNELYIVVKNEDSQSCFQPRGKQRWLDHSYGCWYVQTTGIWQTVWLEFLNEAHIQSVKMTPDIDTESIEFSYEVSGNIDTPLILRTSISYDGQQIKSFDQTVNRPNLTMSTNLASEFHHWRVVHWSPQSPHLYDVEFALYKNGDLIDQVTSYFGMRKISIENGNVLLNNVPLYQKLILDQGYWKESHLTPPSEEAIIEDIDKTLEMGFNGVRKHMKVEDQRFLYWADKKGLLVWSEMAATYEFSDEAIQNFTEEWIEVVKQQYNHPSIITWTPFNESWGVKNIFTDKKQQQFTEGIYHLTKAIDSMRPVIVNDGWEHTVSDIITLHDYIEYGDEFKSRYQDKEKVVQNNIAFNKHKHAMAKGYTYQGQPIIVSEYGGIAFNSEKGWGYGNQVKSEEEFLSRYESITQAIKDTPYISGFCYTQITDVQQEINGLLDEERNPKVDVSKIREINRK; encoded by the coding sequence ATGACAAATATAAACATACCTAGAAAAGAATACCCGCGACCACAATTTGAACGAGCAGAATGGAAGAACTTAAATGGTGAATGGAATTTCAAATTTGATAAAGAGAATAAAGGTGAGAGAGAAAAATGGTATAAGGATGCTAATCATTTTGACAAAAAAATCAATGTACCTTTTACATACGAAACAAAAGCAAGCGGTATAGGTGAAGAAGGGTTTTGTCCTAATGTTTGGTATCAAAAAAGCGTGACAATCCCTAGTAAGTATGAAAACAAGGAGATTGTGCTTCACTTCCAAGCAGCAGATTATATAACAAAATTATGGGTGAATGGCCACTTTGTTGGTGAACGAAAGGGTGGACAAATCGCATTTTCTTTCAATATCACTGATTTCTTGGAAGAAACAAACGAATTATATATTGTCGTTAAAAACGAAGATAGTCAAAGCTGTTTTCAGCCGCGAGGAAAACAAAGATGGTTAGATCATAGTTATGGATGCTGGTATGTTCAGACAACAGGGATTTGGCAAACGGTATGGCTTGAGTTTTTAAATGAGGCACATATTCAATCGGTCAAGATGACACCAGATATTGATACAGAATCTATTGAGTTTTCTTATGAAGTTTCAGGGAATATTGATACACCATTAATTTTGAGAACCTCGATCTCTTATGATGGTCAGCAAATAAAGTCATTTGATCAAACTGTAAACCGTCCTAATCTAACAATGTCGACAAATCTTGCTAGTGAATTTCATCATTGGAGAGTTGTTCATTGGAGTCCACAATCACCTCATTTATATGATGTAGAATTTGCATTATATAAAAACGGAGACCTCATTGACCAAGTTACGTCATACTTTGGGATGAGAAAAATTTCAATAGAGAATGGAAATGTATTACTTAACAATGTACCACTTTATCAAAAACTAATTTTAGATCAGGGATATTGGAAAGAATCCCACTTAACACCACCTTCCGAGGAAGCCATTATTGAGGACATAGATAAAACCTTAGAAATGGGCTTTAACGGTGTAAGAAAACATATGAAGGTGGAAGACCAACGATTCCTCTATTGGGCGGATAAAAAAGGACTTCTTGTATGGTCAGAAATGGCTGCAACATATGAATTTTCAGATGAGGCCATCCAAAACTTCACAGAGGAATGGATCGAAGTTGTTAAGCAACAATATAATCATCCAAGTATCATTACATGGACACCATTTAATGAATCATGGGGTGTGAAAAATATCTTTACAGATAAAAAACAACAACAATTTACGGAGGGCATTTATCACCTGACAAAAGCTATTGACAGTATGAGACCTGTTATTGTAAACGATGGCTGGGAGCATACAGTGTCAGACATCATTACCTTACATGATTATATAGAATATGGTGATGAGTTCAAGAGTCGTTATCAAGATAAAGAAAAGGTTGTTCAGAACAATATTGCGTTCAATAAACATAAACATGCTATGGCAAAAGGGTATACCTATCAGGGGCAACCAATCATTGTCAGTGAGTATGGTGGTATTGCATTTAATTCGGAAAAAGGTTGGGGCTATGGCAATCAGGTGAAAAGTGAAGAGGAGTTTTTATCTCGTTATGAATCGATTACTCAGGCAATAAAAGATACTCCGTACATTAGTGGATTTTGCTATACCCAAATAACGGATGTTCAACAGGAGATTAATGGTCTTTTAGATGAAGAAAGAAATCCAAAAGTAGATGTAAGTAAAATTCGAGAGATAAATAGGAAGTAA
- a CDS encoding class I SAM-dependent methyltransferase → MKHNKSSITSLVSAFSRAYHSRFDTPKIFDDFIADKLISEEELSMISKNMINGINFFNKDIGQRFKDDPKEILKWIIQVQLSPTPLARSAYCEKVLLNEMKLGVQQYVILGAGLDTFCFRHPELENSLEIFEIDYPTTQEFKKKKIEKEKLNIPTNLHFVSKDFTTPFSFQELIDEGFKYKKTFFSLLGVSYYLTKEENASLIQHLFNNVPTGSSIVFDYADEKLFKEKGMSNRVENMVKMASAGGEPMKSSFTYHEIENLLEKSGLLIYEHLSPTLINEHFFRNRTDYLSSFETIHFIHAVKK, encoded by the coding sequence ATGAAACATAATAAGTCCAGTATAACTTCCTTGGTATCGGCTTTCAGTCGTGCATATCACAGTAGATTTGACACACCAAAAATTTTTGATGATTTTATTGCAGACAAATTAATTTCCGAAGAAGAATTATCAATGATTAGCAAGAACATGATTAACGGTATAAATTTTTTCAACAAAGATATTGGGCAAAGATTTAAAGATGACCCAAAGGAAATTTTAAAATGGATTATACAAGTCCAGCTTTCCCCTACACCCTTAGCACGTTCTGCCTATTGTGAAAAGGTATTGCTTAATGAAATGAAGTTAGGAGTACAACAATATGTCATTCTCGGAGCTGGCTTAGATACTTTCTGCTTCCGACATCCAGAATTGGAAAACAGCTTAGAAATATTTGAAATTGATTATCCAACTACCCAAGAATTTAAAAAGAAAAAGATAGAAAAGGAGAAATTAAATATCCCTACCAATCTTCATTTTGTTTCTAAGGATTTCACAACTCCGTTTTCTTTTCAAGAATTAATAGATGAAGGATTCAAGTACAAAAAAACTTTTTTTAGTCTTCTAGGGGTTTCTTATTATTTAACTAAAGAGGAAAATGCGAGCTTGATACAACATTTATTTAATAACGTCCCAACAGGCAGCTCAATTGTTTTTGATTATGCAGACGAAAAACTCTTTAAAGAAAAAGGGATGTCTAATAGAGTTGAGAATATGGTAAAAATGGCCTCTGCAGGTGGAGAACCAATGAAATCAAGTTTCACTTATCATGAAATTGAGAATTTGTTAGAAAAATCAGGTTTACTAATATATGAACATTTATCACCAACATTAATAAATGAGCATTTTTTCAGAAATAGAACGGATTATTTATCTTCATTCGAGACCATTCATTTTATCCATGCTGTTAAGAAATAA
- a CDS encoding methyl-accepting chemotaxis protein → MQTIENIAAETNLLALNASIEAARAGEHGKGFSVVANEIRKLAEQSKEATYQVRGVVSTIAAETSNTVEIVEQTMITSNKLNDDVLETQYKFNLLSQSIIETISALGILNDEIVNITNQTLLIGDGIQSSSGVSEQTSASVEEISSSIDEHNNAIGQVAKSAEQLNVMNKELDDMLRQYQI, encoded by the coding sequence ATGCAGACGATTGAAAACATTGCAGCCGAAACAAATTTACTCGCATTAAATGCTAGTATTGAAGCAGCTAGGGCTGGGGAGCATGGAAAAGGCTTTTCTGTAGTAGCAAATGAAATAAGAAAGCTTGCTGAACAATCTAAGGAAGCAACTTATCAAGTTCGAGGAGTAGTGTCAACTATTGCAGCTGAAACAAGTAATACGGTAGAAATTGTCGAACAAACCATGATCACATCCAATAAATTAAATGATGACGTATTGGAAACCCAATATAAATTTAATCTGTTATCACAATCAATTATTGAGACGATCTCAGCACTAGGTATTTTAAATGATGAAATTGTAAATATTACGAATCAAACTTTGCTGATAGGAGATGGAATTCAAAGTTCATCAGGTGTTTCTGAACAGACTTCTGCATCTGTTGAGGAAATTAGTTCTTCAATAGACGAACATAACAATGCTATAGGACAGGTAGCTAAATCTGCTGAGCAATTAAATGTCATGAATAAAGAACTCGATGACATGTTAAGGCAATATCAAATCTAA
- a CDS encoding GntR family transcriptional regulator, with the protein MSDIKNEPLYQQIKNNIIEQIQSGKLRVGDRVPSEKELTEEFHVSQITTKNALAGLAEEGIVERIKGKGTFVCESKLTKSISHSKTSKGIIALILPSMKTKIEQEFVNYIEKYVSKNGYHLIIKITRESQFEEADAIEMYRKMNIEGMIIFPTEKASYNEAVLRLTLDKYPMVLIDRYMKNISTYSVTSENDVGTSDAISYLLTKGHEKIGLISPIFTNTVTEERAAGFENAFLKRGTTIDKNLWLTLNFNDISRSKTPTYIKEFLVSKPEITAVFTMNVELARYTYLAITSIKKETLRDIELLSFDPPGLAGVSFIKQDIDECSKKTVDLLVEQIEGIYNPQRIFVPVQVIVNEEEPL; encoded by the coding sequence GTGAGTGACATTAAAAACGAGCCACTTTATCAGCAAATAAAAAATAATATTATTGAGCAAATACAATCTGGGAAGTTACGAGTAGGCGACAGGGTTCCGTCAGAAAAAGAATTGACTGAGGAATTTCATGTTAGTCAGATCACAACTAAAAATGCACTCGCTGGTCTTGCAGAGGAAGGTATAGTTGAAAGAATCAAGGGTAAAGGTACCTTTGTTTGTGAAAGTAAACTTACAAAATCAATTAGTCATTCAAAAACTTCAAAAGGAATAATTGCTTTAATTCTGCCTAGTATGAAAACGAAGATTGAGCAGGAGTTTGTTAATTATATTGAAAAATATGTCTCAAAAAATGGCTATCATTTAATTATTAAGATAACAAGAGAGTCTCAGTTTGAAGAAGCAGACGCAATTGAGATGTATAGAAAAATGAATATTGAGGGCATGATCATTTTTCCTACAGAAAAAGCATCATACAATGAGGCGGTTCTTAGACTTACATTGGATAAATACCCAATGGTTTTAATCGATAGGTATATGAAAAATATCTCAACCTATAGCGTAACCTCCGAAAATGATGTCGGTACTTCTGATGCCATTTCGTATCTTTTGACTAAAGGACATGAAAAAATAGGCCTTATTTCTCCCATTTTCACAAACACAGTAACAGAAGAGAGGGCGGCAGGATTCGAGAATGCTTTTTTAAAACGAGGAACGACAATTGATAAAAACCTATGGTTAACATTAAACTTCAATGATATTTCCCGAAGTAAAACTCCAACGTATATTAAAGAATTTCTAGTAAGCAAGCCTGAAATAACAGCTGTGTTTACAATGAATGTAGAGTTAGCAAGATATACTTACTTAGCAATAACCTCAATTAAGAAAGAAACCTTACGAGACATAGAATTATTATCCTTTGACCCTCCAGGTCTAGCTGGTGTTTCTTTTATCAAACAGGATATTGATGAGTGTAGTAAAAAAACAGTGGACTTATTAGTTGAACAAATTGAAGGTATCTATAATCCGCAGAGAATTTTTGTACCTGTTCAAGTAATTGTGAACGAAGAAGAACCTCTTTAG
- a CDS encoding SpoIID/LytB domain-containing protein, producing MKRIIALFLFVVVMASQEYVYANEIIKVKLKNHIGDKEKLTIQVRGRYTLLDGIEDIKEDVTHVLSVRKGSILLTNQNEKLDLNKSFVLIPDQYDEEHVISVNNKKYLGAMEFTIEDGKYIRPINQVPIEDYLKGVVPFEVYPSWKLETLKAQALAARTYTITHMDKDMDDTIQFQVYGGYEWHEQASKAVEETKGEIITFNNKPINAYYSASNGGVTENNENVWDEAAESYFPIKIDHFDPIQPWTLNLQKAQLLLKDVDVTRMYWWEKLQEKEPSITEPMKKRLTKQGFEGDIKIVSISNLDIASDHYESHRAKKGSIKIEFLRRLIEGTVVYEVVELKDVAIDWIRPLIGGSTFRSYLIDSFEEHDQYYLIKGRGFGHGVGMSQWGASIMGDRGYTYRDIINYYYPGTTIKKIADMQKE from the coding sequence ATGAAACGTATAATTGCACTTTTCCTATTCGTTGTAGTAATGGCAAGTCAAGAATATGTATATGCGAATGAAATCATAAAAGTTAAGTTGAAAAATCACATAGGAGATAAAGAAAAGCTCACAATACAGGTCAGAGGTAGATATACATTATTGGATGGAATTGAAGATATAAAAGAAGATGTTACACATGTTTTATCTGTCAGAAAAGGTTCAATTTTATTAACCAATCAAAACGAAAAACTGGATTTAAATAAATCTTTTGTATTAATACCAGATCAATATGATGAAGAGCATGTTATATCAGTTAATAATAAAAAATACCTTGGTGCAATGGAATTCACCATAGAAGATGGTAAATACATTAGACCGATTAACCAAGTCCCAATAGAAGATTATTTAAAAGGTGTTGTACCTTTTGAGGTGTATCCATCGTGGAAACTGGAAACGTTGAAGGCACAAGCTCTTGCTGCTAGGACCTATACGATTACACATATGGACAAGGACATGGATGACACCATTCAGTTTCAAGTCTACGGCGGGTATGAATGGCATGAACAAGCTTCGAAAGCGGTTGAAGAAACAAAAGGTGAAATCATTACATTTAATAATAAGCCTATCAATGCTTATTATTCGGCGAGTAACGGTGGAGTAACTGAAAACAATGAGAATGTATGGGATGAAGCGGCAGAATCTTATTTTCCTATAAAAATTGATCATTTTGATCCTATTCAACCTTGGACACTCAATTTGCAAAAAGCGCAGCTGTTACTAAAAGATGTAGATGTGACTAGAATGTACTGGTGGGAGAAGTTACAAGAAAAAGAACCTTCTATAACAGAACCTATGAAAAAAAGGTTAACCAAACAAGGGTTTGAAGGAGATATAAAAATCGTATCTATTTCAAATCTAGATATTGCATCAGATCATTACGAATCACATCGTGCTAAAAAAGGTTCAATTAAAATAGAATTCTTAAGACGTTTGATTGAAGGAACAGTCGTCTATGAAGTTGTTGAGTTAAAAGATGTAGCAATCGATTGGATTAGACCTCTTATAGGAGGTTCCACCTTTAGAAGCTACCTGATTGATTCATTTGAAGAACACGATCAATATTATCTGATAAAAGGGAGAGGTTTTGGTCACGGTGTAGGAATGAGTCAATGGGGTGCAAGTATAATGGGGGATAGAGGTTACACATATAGAGACATCATCAATTATTATTATCCGGGAACAACGATTAAAAAAATAGCTGATATGCAAAAGGAATAG
- a CDS encoding glycoside hydrolase family 2 protein has translation MDRNEYPRPQLVRQDWLNLNGEWNFEFDDENIGLEEKWHLKHSQFTKKINVPFAYQTKRSGINDPSFHDWVWYTREFDIPASMVNKQIILHFGAVDYRAMVFINGSLVGTHEGGHTPFSFDITNYLIEGKQSVVVRVEDPSEDETIPRGKQYWVEKSAGIWYTRTTGIWQTVWLEAVNKTHIHKLRFTPDIDVGDISIDVELTGDYVNKQLEIDICFKNEVVASETVRVHESFTKRSINLYNRKIFRTGFHHAGWNWSPENPNLFDVTIRLKEGDSVLDDITSYFGMRKIHTENGMVFLNNRPYYQKLVLDQGYWPEGLLTAPTDQDLKGDIELAKEMGFNGCRKHQKVEDPRFLYWADHLGFLVWGECAASPSFSEDAVARLTREWIDIIDRDYNHPCIVTWVPINESWGVPFINHNAQEKHHSLAMYHLIHSLDKTRLVISNDGWEMTTTDICAIHNYNHGHKDELEKYNEFRHSLLTTENLLHSMPAGRNIYAQEFNHSGEPILLTEFGGIGFKAGDESGWGYTSVTNEEDYVADYERVMKAVYESQSLHGYCYTQLTDVEQEINGILTYDRKPKCDLQEIRRINDMWHVHVVK, from the coding sequence ATGGATCGAAATGAATATCCAAGACCACAATTAGTTAGACAAGATTGGCTTAATTTAAACGGAGAATGGAATTTTGAATTTGATGATGAGAATATCGGGCTGGAGGAAAAATGGCACCTCAAACATTCGCAATTTACCAAAAAGATTAACGTGCCATTTGCGTATCAAACAAAACGAAGTGGTATTAACGATCCCAGCTTCCATGATTGGGTATGGTACACAAGAGAATTTGACATCCCTGCATCAATGGTTAATAAGCAAATTATCTTGCATTTTGGAGCTGTAGATTATCGGGCAATGGTTTTTATTAATGGTAGTTTAGTAGGTACTCATGAAGGAGGACACACTCCGTTTTCCTTCGATATTACAAACTACTTAATCGAAGGAAAGCAATCGGTTGTTGTAAGAGTAGAAGACCCTTCTGAAGATGAAACAATTCCTCGTGGAAAGCAATATTGGGTTGAGAAGTCAGCAGGAATTTGGTATACAAGGACCACTGGAATCTGGCAAACCGTATGGTTAGAAGCAGTGAATAAAACGCACATTCATAAACTGAGATTTACTCCTGATATTGATGTTGGTGATATTTCAATTGATGTTGAACTAACAGGTGACTATGTAAATAAACAGCTTGAAATTGATATTTGCTTTAAGAATGAAGTTGTAGCAAGTGAAACAGTAAGAGTACATGAGAGTTTTACTAAAAGGTCTATTAATCTCTACAATCGGAAGATATTCAGAACAGGTTTCCATCATGCGGGTTGGAACTGGTCACCTGAAAATCCAAATTTATTTGATGTGACCATTCGTTTGAAAGAGGGAGATAGTGTTCTTGATGACATCACATCCTATTTCGGTATGAGAAAAATACATACTGAAAATGGGATGGTCTTTCTAAATAACAGACCATACTATCAAAAACTCGTCCTTGACCAAGGCTACTGGCCAGAAGGGTTATTGACTGCACCAACAGATCAAGATTTAAAGGGAGATATCGAATTAGCAAAGGAAATGGGGTTTAATGGCTGCAGGAAGCACCAAAAGGTAGAAGATCCTCGTTTTCTCTATTGGGCAGATCATTTAGGCTTCTTAGTTTGGGGAGAATGTGCTGCTTCACCTTCATTTAGCGAAGATGCCGTTGCTCGATTAACAAGAGAATGGATAGACATTATTGATCGGGATTACAATCATCCGTGTATCGTTACGTGGGTTCCGATTAATGAAAGCTGGGGAGTTCCTTTCATTAATCATAATGCCCAGGAAAAACACCATTCTTTAGCTATGTACCATCTCATTCATTCACTTGATAAAACTAGATTAGTCATTTCAAATGATGGATGGGAAATGACAACAACAGATATTTGTGCAATTCACAACTATAATCATGGCCACAAAGACGAACTCGAAAAGTACAATGAGTTTCGTCATTCGTTATTAACGACCGAAAATCTTCTTCATTCAATGCCAGCAGGTAGAAATATTTACGCACAAGAGTTTAATCACAGTGGCGAGCCAATTCTCTTAACAGAGTTTGGGGGCATTGGATTTAAAGCAGGAGACGAAAGTGGTTGGGGCTATACGTCTGTCACCAATGAGGAAGATTATGTAGCAGATTATGAAAGAGTGATGAAAGCAGTATATGAATCTCAATCCTTACACGGTTATTGTTATACACAATTAACCGATGTGGAACAGGAGATTAATGGGATTTTGACGTACGATCGAAAACCAAAATGTGATTTGCAAGAGATTCGTAGAATAAATGATATGTGGCATGTGCATGTGGTAAAGTAA
- a CDS encoding carbonic anhydrase yields MKKKFVYPFLAVSFIFTLVACSENTKEATNTNESKGKENHSTQTAHWSYNGETGPEHWGELDQANSMCVNGSEQSPINIEFSQVKTEKKTGNIQIQYETTPFTLVNNGHTVQANATTDSNSLLVEGNTYKLVQLHFHTPSEHQFNGHNLDMELHLVHKDENGNIAVLGMMIQEGKENEKLAPIWDVLPKEETGEDIAVKEPIDLQGLLPQDQTSFHYNGSLTTPPCTEEVKWVIFEQPIQMSKEQVQAFQQLFPDNHRPVQSLNDRELYEIN; encoded by the coding sequence ATGAAGAAGAAATTCGTATATCCGTTTTTAGCTGTTTCTTTCATCTTTACATTAGTAGCTTGCTCGGAGAACACCAAAGAAGCAACTAATACAAATGAAAGTAAAGGAAAAGAGAATCACAGTACACAGACTGCTCATTGGTCCTATAATGGGGAAACAGGTCCGGAACACTGGGGAGAATTGGACCAAGCAAACTCCATGTGTGTTAACGGAAGTGAACAATCTCCAATTAACATTGAATTCTCACAAGTAAAAACCGAGAAAAAAACCGGAAACATTCAGATCCAATATGAGACCACACCTTTTACACTTGTAAACAACGGTCATACCGTGCAGGCTAATGCCACAACAGATAGCAACAGTTTATTAGTCGAAGGAAATACATACAAACTTGTTCAATTACATTTCCATACTCCTAGTGAACATCAATTTAATGGTCATAATCTTGATATGGAGCTCCACCTTGTACATAAAGACGAGAATGGAAACATCGCAGTCCTTGGAATGATGATACAAGAAGGAAAAGAAAATGAAAAACTTGCACCTATTTGGGATGTACTACCAAAGGAAGAAACAGGAGAAGATATTGCGGTAAAAGAACCGATCGATTTACAAGGTTTACTTCCACAAGATCAAACATCTTTCCATTATAATGGATCGTTAACAACACCTCCTTGTACAGAAGAAGTGAAATGGGTCATATTTGAGCAGCCGATTCAAATGTCGAAAGAACAAGTTCAAGCATTTCAGCAACTTTTTCCCGACAACCATCGTCCTGTCCAATCTTTAAATGATCGTGAATTATATGAAATTAATTAA
- a CDS encoding methyl-accepting chemotaxis protein: MKRKFKVNWHSISIKMMVLLTIIIVFSVTTMGLTSYFIAKNQLTKAGKQELYHIVNSSLATLESINNQVESGQLTIEEGKEEARVLLSGPKLKNGEHDYKKSHFLYKGEGYILGYDANFSSQVHPSNPVGDIPEDTTNREKMVKGSLASTIEDRYVYFDDKNDETGEIREKISYMEHFEPWDWYVGLTVYEDEFYEGLEVVKFIILWGTLAIIIISISIFYVAIRKKISLLKEVAISSINIADGKIKATNLSESRDEIGQLAGAYNKMSYQLLELVQSVKSTSSHLLDSATELSAVSEQTLASSEEIGTAISEISLGTQEQASDLENINQSVETLTQSIDSMNQQSNIIKEVTGKSEKLSNEGNEIVSSLRQSNAASLEASEKINTSVKSLYDKSQEIHHLCRRLKTLQPKQIYSH; this comes from the coding sequence TTGAAGAGAAAATTCAAGGTCAACTGGCACAGTATATCAATTAAGATGATGGTATTACTTACTATTATCATTGTGTTTTCAGTAACAACAATGGGGTTAACTAGTTATTTTATAGCGAAAAATCAATTAACGAAAGCTGGTAAACAAGAGCTTTATCACATTGTGAATAGTTCGCTGGCTACATTAGAATCAATAAATAACCAAGTGGAAAGTGGACAATTAACTATAGAAGAAGGTAAAGAGGAAGCAAGGGTGCTTTTAAGTGGACCAAAACTGAAGAATGGGGAACATGATTACAAAAAATCCCATTTTTTATATAAAGGTGAAGGATATATCCTCGGCTATGATGCAAACTTTTCCTCACAAGTTCATCCTAGTAATCCTGTAGGGGATATTCCGGAGGACACGACAAACCGTGAAAAAATGGTTAAAGGTTCACTAGCTTCTACTATAGAAGACCGGTATGTATATTTTGATGATAAAAATGATGAAACAGGTGAGATAAGGGAAAAAATCTCTTATATGGAACATTTTGAGCCATGGGATTGGTACGTTGGTCTAACTGTATATGAAGATGAGTTTTATGAAGGGTTAGAAGTTGTTAAATTTATTATTTTATGGGGCACTTTAGCTATTATCATAATAAGTATATCAATATTTTACGTGGCGATAAGAAAAAAAATATCTTTATTGAAAGAAGTCGCAATATCATCGATAAATATTGCTGATGGAAAGATAAAGGCTACAAATCTATCAGAATCAAGAGATGAAATTGGTCAACTAGCAGGTGCATATAATAAAATGTCGTATCAGCTTCTTGAATTAGTCCAAAGTGTAAAAAGTACAAGTTCACATCTACTTGATTCAGCAACAGAGCTATCTGCAGTATCAGAACAAACTCTAGCAAGCAGCGAAGAGATTGGAACAGCTATCTCGGAAATTTCGTTAGGAACTCAGGAACAAGCTAGTGATCTAGAAAACATTAATCAAAGTGTAGAAACATTGACTCAATCAATTGATTCAATGAATCAACAAAGTAATATTATAAAAGAAGTTACGGGGAAATCTGAAAAATTATCAAACGAGGGAAATGAAATTGTTTCTTCATTGAGACAATCTAATGCAGCTTCTCTAGAAGCGTCGGAGAAAATAAATACAAGTGTAAAAAGTCTATATGATAAGAGTCAGGAAATTCACCATTTATGCAGACGATTGAAAACATTGCAGCCGAAACAAATTTACTCGCATTAA
- a CDS encoding helix-turn-helix domain-containing protein: MAIIINVDVMLAKRKMSVTELSEKVGITMANLSILKNGKAKAIRLSTLEAICKALNCQPGDILEYKRDEETDRS, translated from the coding sequence ATGGCGATTATTATAAATGTTGATGTGATGTTGGCAAAACGGAAAATGAGTGTCACAGAACTTTCAGAAAAGGTTGGAATCACGATGGCGAATCTTTCTATTTTGAAAAATGGAAAGGCAAAAGCGATTAGGCTTTCTACTTTAGAGGCAATTTGTAAAGCTTTAAACTGTCAGCCCGGTGATATTTTAGAATACAAAAGAGACGAAGAAACAGATCGTTCATAA